A single genomic interval of Agromyces cerinus harbors:
- a CDS encoding chorismate mutase, whose product MSDGAFDERDAAMSELLGIRSSIDNIDAALIHLLAERFKFTQQVGRLKATHGLPPSDPDRERRQIARLRNLAIDAHLDPAFAEKWFNFVVAEVIQHHEELANGAAASDTADEL is encoded by the coding sequence ATGAGTGACGGGGCCTTCGACGAACGTGATGCTGCCATGAGCGAGCTGCTCGGCATCCGATCCAGCATCGACAACATCGACGCGGCACTCATCCACCTGCTCGCCGAACGCTTCAAGTTCACCCAGCAGGTCGGCCGGCTGAAGGCCACGCACGGTCTGCCGCCGAGCGACCCCGACCGCGAACGGCGCCAGATCGCCCGGCTCCGGAACCTCGCGATCGACGCGCACCTCGACCCGGCGTTCGCCGAGAAGTGGTTCAACTTCGTCGTCGCCGAGGTGATCCAGCACCACGAAGAGCTCGCCAACGGCGCGGCGGCTTCGGACACCGCCGACGAGCTGTGA
- a CDS encoding SDR family NAD(P)-dependent oxidoreductase, with amino-acid sequence MSWYPAAMPSQAGKRYLVTGANAGLGFFTAARLAGAGAHVVLAGRSPERLEAAMAAIRGARPEASVEPLVIDIASLASVRAGAARLLHRPSFDGVVANAGMVHTPATRLESPDGNELVLATNVLGHFALLAQVLGHLAPGARIVTLGSLSSRLSTFRIDDLQQLERGYDSWRAYAQSKIATQVFAFELDRRLRAADAPVASIVAHPGYSTGGRTPRVPGVNEPSTAKRFRDALQAAWAQGKHRGAEVPLHALTAPGVEGGQFWGPRWTTKGPPALQTPTRTSTDAAIGARFWAFAEDATGTTFTVGA; translated from the coding sequence GTGAGCTGGTACCCGGCGGCGATGCCGTCGCAGGCGGGCAAACGGTACCTCGTGACCGGCGCGAATGCCGGGCTCGGCTTCTTCACGGCGGCGCGGCTCGCGGGCGCGGGCGCGCACGTCGTGCTCGCCGGGCGCAGCCCTGAACGGCTCGAGGCGGCGATGGCCGCGATCCGCGGCGCGCGCCCCGAGGCATCCGTCGAACCGCTCGTCATCGACATCGCCTCGCTCGCCTCGGTGCGCGCCGGCGCCGCTCGCCTGCTGCACCGCCCGTCGTTCGACGGCGTGGTGGCCAACGCGGGCATGGTGCACACACCGGCCACCCGGCTCGAGTCGCCCGACGGCAACGAGCTCGTGCTCGCGACGAACGTGCTCGGTCACTTCGCACTGCTCGCGCAGGTGCTGGGGCACCTCGCACCGGGCGCGCGCATCGTCACGCTCGGCTCGCTGTCGAGCCGGCTCTCGACGTTCCGCATCGACGACCTGCAGCAGCTCGAGCGCGGCTACGACTCCTGGCGCGCCTACGCGCAGTCGAAGATCGCGACGCAGGTCTTCGCCTTCGAGCTCGACCGGCGGCTTCGAGCAGCGGATGCACCTGTCGCGAGCATCGTCGCCCACCCCGGCTATTCGACCGGCGGCAGAACGCCGCGCGTGCCGGGGGTGAACGAGCCGTCGACCGCGAAGCGGTTCCGCGACGCGTTGCAGGCGGCGTGGGCGCAGGGCAAGCATCGCGGCGCCGAGGTGCCGCTGCACGCACTCACCGCGCCCGGCGTCGAGGGTGGCCAGTTCTGGGGGCCACGCTGGACGACGAAGGGCCCGCCCGCCCTGCAGACCCCCACGCGCACGTCGACGGATGCCGCGATCGGCGCCCGCTTCTGGGCCTTCGCCGAAGACGCCACCGGCACGACGTTCACCGTCGGCGCATGA
- a CDS encoding OsmC family protein encodes MTLLDDTTTTAFPPAERAERLAAAGAAWADRIERNPDAANLTYTVTGRGTGAVASAITAGRHRFEVDEPAALAGDDVAASPVEYALGALISCQIVVYRLYAGALGIQLDDIEITAEGDLDARRLFGIDESVRAGFNQVRLTVKLHGPESAERYETLRETVDAHCPVLDLFANPVPTTVVLG; translated from the coding sequence ATGACCCTCCTCGACGACACCACCACGACCGCCTTCCCGCCCGCCGAGCGCGCGGAGCGACTCGCCGCAGCCGGCGCAGCCTGGGCCGACCGCATCGAGCGCAACCCCGATGCCGCCAACCTCACCTACACCGTCACGGGCCGGGGCACCGGTGCCGTCGCGAGCGCGATCACGGCCGGCCGCCACCGCTTCGAGGTCGACGAACCCGCCGCGCTCGCCGGCGACGACGTCGCCGCGAGTCCGGTGGAATACGCCCTCGGCGCGCTCATCTCCTGTCAGATCGTGGTCTACCGGCTGTACGCCGGCGCACTCGGCATCCAGCTCGACGACATCGAGATCACGGCCGAGGGCGACCTCGACGCGCGCCGGCTGTTCGGCATCGACGAGTCGGTGCGGGCCGGCTTCAACCAGGTACGGCTCACCGTGAAGCTCCACGGCCCCGAGAGCGCCGAACGCTACGAGACGCTCCGCGAGACCGTCGACGCGCACTGCCCGGTGCTCGACCTCTTCGCCAATCCGGTGCCGACGACCGTGGTGCTCGGCTGA
- a CDS encoding phosphate/phosphite/phosphonate ABC transporter substrate-binding protein, with translation MKLNTKAWPAIAAAALLTVGLAACSSPSTADDAVADASGGTFAVDENTLVFGVVPDSVDTETNYQPLMDYIAAETGKTVEYHESTDYAALIEAAVAGKIDVASFSGFTYVTATNNGAALTPISSIITEEGQEPGYFSQAIVPKGSAITDLAGFKGKKVCFVDPSSTSGYLFPSYNLLNEGIDPETDVTPVFAGKHDVSVTKTGEGVECEAGFAEDSEVAKSDKVEIVAETMVPGAPIVLSNTLPEELQTQLTDILGEVTIDEIIAAGIDSADSDAFRSVFFATSPVDDAYYDTIRDICEQTNAEQCQG, from the coding sequence ATGAAGCTCAACACCAAGGCCTGGCCCGCGATCGCCGCAGCGGCCCTGCTCACCGTCGGCCTCGCCGCCTGTTCGTCGCCCTCCACGGCCGACGACGCCGTAGCGGATGCCTCGGGCGGCACGTTCGCCGTCGACGAGAACACGCTCGTCTTCGGCGTCGTTCCCGACTCGGTCGACACCGAGACGAACTACCAGCCGCTCATGGACTACATCGCGGCGGAGACCGGCAAGACGGTCGAGTACCACGAGTCCACCGACTACGCCGCGCTCATCGAGGCCGCCGTCGCCGGCAAGATCGACGTCGCCTCCTTCTCGGGCTTCACTTATGTGACGGCCACGAACAACGGCGCCGCGCTCACCCCGATCTCCTCGATCATCACCGAAGAGGGCCAGGAGCCCGGCTACTTCTCGCAGGCGATCGTGCCCAAGGGCAGCGCCATCACCGACCTCGCCGGCTTCAAGGGCAAGAAGGTCTGCTTCGTCGACCCGTCGTCGACCTCGGGCTACCTGTTCCCGAGCTACAACCTGCTGAACGAGGGCATCGACCCCGAGACCGACGTCACCCCGGTGTTCGCGGGCAAGCACGACGTCTCGGTCACCAAGACCGGTGAGGGCGTCGAGTGCGAGGCCGGCTTCGCCGAGGACAGCGAGGTCGCCAAGAGCGACAAGGTCGAGATCGTCGCGGAGACCATGGTCCCCGGCGCTCCGATCGTGCTCTCGAACACGCTTCCCGAAGAGCTGCAGACCCAGCTGACCGACATCCTCGGCGAGGTCACGATCGACGAGATCATCGCCGCCGGCATCGACAGCGCCGACAGCGATGCGTTCCGCAGCGTCTTCTTCGCCACCTCGCCGGTGGACGACGCGTACTACGACACCATCCGCGACATCTGCGAGCAGACCAACGCGGAGCAGTGCCAGGGCTGA
- the phnC gene encoding phosphonate ABC transporter ATP-binding protein yields MSTPVGIEDRVVIDVTGLTKEFGRTVALQGASLTVARGEIVVLLGLSGSGKSTLLRHLDGLESPTSGSVRVLGQEVPRLSGRRLRALRSRMGFVFQQFDLVPSLTVLENVLTGALSELRGPRIGLWSYPRRLKLTALGHLDRVGLLDRAYQRADTLSGGQQQRVAIARALMQGPEILLADEPVASLDPESSEQVMSLIREIAMDEGLTVVCSLHQVDLALSWGDRIVGLRHGEVVLDTPAEGLSKAQVMEIYGRVATSTTELEAIEIELTDAAVDAAAETRLADGALRS; encoded by the coding sequence ATGAGCACCCCAGTCGGCATCGAGGATCGAGTCGTCATCGACGTCACCGGACTCACGAAGGAGTTCGGCCGCACCGTGGCGCTGCAGGGGGCGTCGCTCACGGTCGCGCGGGGGGAGATCGTGGTGCTCCTCGGGCTCTCGGGATCGGGCAAGTCGACGCTGCTGCGTCATCTCGACGGGCTCGAGAGCCCGACCTCCGGTTCCGTGCGCGTGCTCGGCCAGGAGGTGCCGCGCCTTTCGGGGCGGCGCCTCCGGGCCCTGCGCAGCCGCATGGGCTTCGTCTTCCAGCAGTTCGACCTCGTGCCCTCGCTCACCGTGCTCGAGAACGTGCTGACCGGCGCGCTCTCCGAGCTCCGCGGGCCGCGCATCGGCCTCTGGAGCTACCCGCGGCGACTGAAGCTCACCGCGCTCGGCCATCTCGACCGGGTGGGCCTGCTCGACCGGGCCTACCAGCGCGCCGACACCCTCTCGGGCGGCCAGCAGCAGCGCGTCGCCATCGCACGCGCCCTCATGCAGGGCCCCGAGATCCTCCTCGCCGACGAGCCCGTCGCCTCACTCGACCCCGAGTCGAGCGAGCAGGTCATGTCGCTCATCCGCGAGATCGCGATGGACGAGGGACTCACCGTCGTCTGCAGCCTGCACCAGGTCGACCTCGCGCTCTCGTGGGGCGACCGCATCGTCGGCCTCCGCCACGGCGAGGTCGTGCTCGACACCCCCGCCGAGGGGCTCTCCAAGGCCCAGGTCATGGAGATCTACGGCCGGGTCGCCACGTCGACCACCGAGCTCGAGGCGATCGAGATCGAGCTCACGGATGCCGCGGTCGACGCCGCTGCCGAGACCCGCCTCGCCGACGGCGCGCTGCGCTCATGA
- the phnE gene encoding phosphonate ABC transporter, permease protein PhnE: MSLATATPPTPSAPPPSPSIAERAPRRRVSPERIAAILTLGAIVVASVIALADSGISIPSMIDSWGNAERFFARVGPITFPEPGELLYLTALTIGLVLCGTLLAAVISVPVAYLAASNTTPGRGWQAFGRFVTVLTRAIPDVVLAMVFVLMFSLGSLPGILAIGIHSIGMIAKLFADAIEQIDEGPRRAIRAAGGSKLQEFTSGILPQVLPSWVATVLHRNDINLRGSVVLGYVGVVGLGMEMSFAFKSLNYSEGLGIALVMFALCVVMEIVSSVVRQAMLGGTPTGRGLGDRVVRFAGRVGAQRRIETSSAGLDTPLSSATRPAGSSAPRPAELEAALRRPWDAVRIRNTVWGWVALAVVVGSVLVCNIQWGDLVTFWAKVPAIAVQFWPPSFGNYDAATMFGAMAQTIGIALAATLLAFVVSVFVGSLAARNVAPNGTVRTSMRLLLVVIRGIPEVILAIVLIVITGLGSQAGTLALAFGGIGLLGKLIADSFEEVKSGPERALHATGASRGQVYASATLPQGTRALIGHSFYLLDTNIRAATILGIVGGGGIGYYLLNAGQGSNYAVVTAIVLMILVTVLIVEGIAMWMRRVFR, encoded by the coding sequence ATGAGCCTCGCCACCGCGACGCCGCCGACCCCGTCGGCACCGCCGCCCTCGCCTTCGATCGCCGAACGGGCGCCCCGCCGCCGCGTCTCACCGGAGCGCATCGCGGCGATCCTGACGCTCGGCGCGATCGTCGTGGCATCCGTCATCGCCCTCGCCGACTCGGGCATCTCGATCCCGAGCATGATCGACAGCTGGGGCAACGCCGAGCGGTTCTTCGCCCGCGTCGGCCCCATCACCTTCCCCGAGCCGGGGGAGCTCCTCTACCTGACCGCGCTCACGATCGGGCTCGTGCTCTGCGGCACGCTGCTCGCCGCGGTCATCTCGGTGCCCGTCGCCTACCTCGCCGCGTCGAACACGACGCCGGGCCGGGGCTGGCAGGCGTTCGGCCGCTTCGTCACGGTGCTGACCCGTGCGATCCCCGACGTCGTGCTCGCGATGGTCTTCGTGCTCATGTTCTCGCTCGGTTCGCTGCCGGGCATCCTGGCGATCGGCATCCATTCGATCGGCATGATCGCCAAGCTCTTCGCCGACGCCATCGAGCAGATCGACGAGGGCCCGCGCCGCGCCATCCGCGCCGCCGGTGGTTCGAAGCTGCAGGAGTTCACGAGCGGCATCCTGCCGCAGGTGCTCCCGTCGTGGGTCGCGACCGTGCTGCACCGCAACGACATCAACCTGCGCGGTTCGGTCGTGCTCGGCTACGTCGGCGTCGTCGGCCTCGGCATGGAGATGTCGTTCGCATTCAAGTCGCTGAACTACTCCGAGGGCCTCGGTATCGCGCTCGTGATGTTCGCGCTCTGCGTCGTGATGGAGATCGTCTCGAGCGTCGTGCGGCAGGCCATGCTCGGCGGCACGCCGACGGGGCGCGGCCTCGGCGACCGGGTCGTGCGCTTCGCCGGTCGAGTAGGCGCGCAGCGCCGTATCGAGACCTCGTCGGCGGGTCTCGACACGCCTCTTTCGTCGGCTACTCGACCGGCGGGATCGTCGGCTCCTCGCCCGGCGGAGCTCGAGGCGGCGCTCCGCCGCCCGTGGGACGCCGTGCGGATCCGCAACACCGTCTGGGGCTGGGTCGCGCTCGCCGTCGTCGTCGGCAGCGTGCTCGTCTGCAACATCCAGTGGGGCGACCTCGTCACGTTCTGGGCGAAGGTCCCCGCGATCGCCGTGCAGTTCTGGCCGCCCAGCTTCGGCAACTACGACGCCGCCACCATGTTCGGCGCGATGGCGCAGACCATCGGCATCGCGCTCGCCGCGACCCTGCTCGCCTTCGTCGTCTCGGTGTTCGTCGGTTCGCTCGCCGCCCGCAACGTCGCCCCGAACGGCACCGTGCGCACCTCGATGCGGCTCCTGCTCGTGGTCATCCGCGGCATCCCCGAGGTGATCCTCGCGATCGTGCTCATCGTCATCACCGGCCTCGGCAGCCAGGCGGGCACGCTCGCCCTCGCGTTCGGAGGCATCGGCCTGCTCGGCAAGCTCATCGCCGACTCGTTCGAAGAGGTGAAGTCGGGGCCCGAGCGCGCGCTTCACGCCACCGGCGCGAGCCGCGGCCAGGTCTACGCGTCGGCGACGCTGCCGCAGGGCACGCGGGCGCTCATCGGCCACAGCTTCTACCTGCTCGACACCAACATCCGTGCGGCGACGATCCTCGGCATCGTGGGCGGCGGCGGCATCGGCTACTACCTGCTGAACGCCGGCCAGGGCTCGAACTACGCGGTCGTGACCGCGATCGTGCTCATGATCCTCGTCACCGTGCTCATCGTCGAGGGCATCGCGATGTGGATGCGGCGGGTGTTCCGGTGA
- a CDS encoding TIGR03364 family FAD-dependent oxidoreductase translates to MSAVAGAAGFDVAVVGSGIVGLGAALAAHRRGQRVVVIERGSEPSGASVRNFGHLCFTPQAGLAREFALTSRELWLGLALDAGVWLRESGTLVAARRDDEFAVLRDLAGTRGDEVELLTAVEAEARMPLAPGTAIGGAFLPRDLQANPRQAVAALAAHLEREGVEFRRRTTVGAVRPGRVETSRGPIDVGRVVVAVNHDIDLLYPEVAERHGIVRCSLDMMRVSAELRMPLAAPLLTGWSLVRYGAFSATPAAAALRARLHAERPDLAALDLNQMYTRLPDGTLIVGDTHSRGATVAPFQPEFAFESMLDETRLLFGIDELRVVERWQGVYASGPDDFLIEEVEPGVHLASATTGIGMTTGLGLSEHVVAGFSGDVTITADEPGFASAPTITLQKGAS, encoded by the coding sequence GTGAGCGCCGTGGCAGGCGCGGCGGGCTTCGACGTCGCCGTCGTCGGTTCGGGGATCGTCGGCCTGGGGGCCGCACTCGCCGCGCATCGTCGCGGGCAGCGGGTGGTGGTGATCGAGCGGGGAAGCGAGCCGTCCGGGGCATCCGTGCGCAACTTCGGTCACCTGTGCTTCACCCCGCAGGCCGGGCTCGCCCGCGAGTTCGCGCTCACCTCTCGTGAACTGTGGCTCGGGCTCGCCCTCGATGCCGGCGTGTGGCTGCGCGAGTCGGGCACCCTCGTGGCCGCTCGCCGCGACGACGAGTTCGCCGTGCTCCGCGATCTTGCGGGCACGCGCGGCGACGAGGTCGAGCTGCTCACGGCGGTCGAGGCCGAAGCGCGGATGCCGCTCGCCCCGGGCACGGCCATCGGCGGCGCGTTCCTCCCGCGCGACCTGCAGGCGAACCCCCGTCAGGCCGTCGCCGCACTCGCCGCGCACCTCGAACGGGAGGGCGTGGAGTTCCGCCGTCGCACCACGGTCGGCGCCGTGCGCCCCGGCCGGGTCGAGACGAGCCGCGGCCCGATCGACGTCGGCCGAGTCGTCGTGGCGGTGAACCACGACATCGACCTGCTCTACCCCGAGGTCGCCGAACGCCACGGCATCGTGCGGTGCTCGCTCGACATGATGCGGGTCTCCGCCGAACTGCGGATGCCGCTGGCCGCGCCGCTCCTCACCGGGTGGTCGCTCGTGCGCTACGGCGCCTTCTCGGCGACGCCGGCGGCCGCGGCGCTCCGCGCGCGGCTGCACGCCGAGCGGCCCGACCTCGCAGCGCTCGACCTGAACCAGATGTACACGCGGCTTCCCGACGGCACCCTCATCGTGGGCGACACCCACTCCCGGGGCGCCACCGTCGCTCCCTTCCAGCCCGAGTTCGCCTTCGAGTCGATGCTCGACGAGACCCGCCTGCTCTTCGGCATCGACGAGCTGCGCGTCGTCGAACGGTGGCAGGGCGTCTACGCGAGCGGGCCCGACGACTTCCTCATCGAGGAGGTCGAACCCGGCGTGCACCTCGCAAGCGCGACCACCGGCATCGGCATGACGACGGGCCTCGGGCTGTCGGAGCACGTCGTCGCCGGGTTCTCCGGCGACGTCACGATCACCGCCGACGAGCCGGGCTTCGCCTCGGCACCCACGATCACCCTGCAGAAAGGCGCATCATGA
- a CDS encoding phosphonatase-like hydrolase, whose product MTANTSVDLSDDQLAERDELAELAENGADDARALAAEELEEQVEEFEDDDFDDDEESGDIELIVLDMAGTTVADDGVVERAFALAAERSGIATGDAFDAALQYVRDTMGQSKIEVFRVLADGDEDAAQRGNAAFEGAYAELVASEGVAEIAGAAGVIRELRGAGASVVLTTGFSPETRTAIIDALGWHDLADLLLSPADAGRGRPHPDMPLTALLRTGASAVDAMVVVGDTVSDIASGVNAGAGFVVGVLSGAHDRDALEAAGADAVIESIVELPALLGLRGE is encoded by the coding sequence ATGACCGCGAACACCTCCGTCGACCTCTCCGACGATCAACTCGCCGAGCGCGACGAGCTGGCCGAACTCGCCGAGAACGGTGCGGATGACGCACGTGCGCTCGCCGCCGAGGAGCTCGAGGAACAGGTCGAAGAGTTCGAGGACGACGACTTCGACGACGACGAGGAGTCCGGTGACATCGAGCTGATCGTGCTCGACATGGCCGGCACCACCGTCGCCGACGACGGAGTCGTCGAGCGGGCGTTCGCCCTGGCCGCCGAGCGCAGCGGCATCGCCACCGGGGATGCCTTCGACGCCGCGCTGCAGTACGTGCGCGACACGATGGGCCAGTCGAAGATCGAGGTGTTCCGCGTGCTCGCCGATGGCGACGAAGACGCCGCGCAACGGGGCAACGCCGCCTTCGAGGGCGCGTACGCCGAGCTCGTCGCGAGCGAGGGCGTCGCCGAGATCGCGGGTGCGGCCGGCGTCATCAGGGAGCTGCGGGGTGCCGGGGCATCTGTCGTGCTCACGACCGGGTTCTCGCCCGAGACGCGCACCGCGATCATCGACGCGCTCGGCTGGCACGACCTGGCCGACCTGCTGCTGTCGCCGGCCGATGCCGGTCGCGGTCGCCCGCACCCCGACATGCCGCTCACCGCGCTGCTGCGCACGGGGGCGAGCGCGGTCGACGCGATGGTCGTCGTCGGCGACACCGTGAGCGACATCGCATCGGGCGTCAACGCGGGCGCCGGGTTCGTGGTCGGCGTCCTGAGCGGCGCCCACGACCGCGACGCCCTCGAGGCGGCCGGCGCCGACGCCGTCATCGAGTCCATCGTCGAGCTGCCCGCGCTGCTCGGCCTCCGCGGCGAGTAG
- a CDS encoding alcohol dehydrogenase catalytic domain-containing protein — protein sequence MSMHTVVRVGDLDVIVKPSPVAMVWYEPGRPHEALAAPGVRLAPGEALVEVELATVCGSDVHTVSGHRSAPAPLVLGHEQVGRVVAVGDGAVRADGSPLELGDRVVWSVTVSCGDCDRCRRGLTQKCRTLAKYGHERVHRGWELSGGFATHVQLREGTATVRVSESLPAAIAAPASCATATAVAALDAAEAKVELDGALVLVTGAGMIGLSVAAMAVEAGAEVVVADPDASRRAFARRLGVVTADPLARGAAPERLDTVLAGFAERGLPEVLVAIEASGSAAAVRTVLDVVGVGGVAVLVGSVSPGSEVTLDPETIVRRLATVTGVHNYTAGQLERAVGFLERSWQSLPFDELVGVTHPLAELDLALEEAATGLHVRVGVAPGRRPI from the coding sequence ATGTCGATGCACACCGTCGTGCGGGTCGGCGACCTCGACGTCATCGTCAAGCCCTCACCGGTCGCCATGGTCTGGTACGAACCCGGGCGCCCGCACGAGGCGCTCGCGGCGCCAGGCGTGCGGCTCGCGCCGGGGGAGGCGCTCGTCGAGGTCGAACTCGCGACCGTCTGCGGTTCCGACGTGCACACCGTCAGCGGCCACCGCTCGGCCCCCGCGCCGCTCGTGCTCGGGCACGAGCAGGTCGGCCGCGTCGTCGCCGTCGGCGACGGCGCCGTGCGGGCCGACGGGTCGCCGCTCGAACTCGGCGACCGCGTCGTCTGGTCGGTCACCGTCAGCTGCGGCGACTGCGACCGATGCCGCAGGGGGCTCACGCAGAAGTGCCGCACGCTCGCGAAGTACGGGCACGAGCGCGTGCACCGCGGCTGGGAGCTGTCTGGCGGGTTCGCCACGCACGTGCAGCTGCGCGAGGGCACCGCGACCGTGCGCGTCAGCGAGTCGCTGCCGGCGGCCATCGCGGCGCCCGCCTCGTGCGCGACGGCGACCGCGGTCGCCGCCCTCGACGCCGCCGAGGCGAAGGTCGAGCTCGACGGCGCCCTCGTGCTCGTCACCGGGGCCGGCATGATCGGACTCTCCGTCGCCGCGATGGCCGTCGAGGCCGGCGCCGAGGTCGTCGTCGCCGATCCGGATGCCTCGCGGCGGGCGTTCGCCCGACGGCTCGGCGTCGTCACGGCCGACCCGCTCGCGCGGGGCGCCGCACCCGAACGACTCGACACCGTGCTCGCCGGCTTCGCCGAGCGGGGCCTGCCGGAGGTGCTCGTCGCGATCGAGGCATCCGGAAGCGCTGCGGCGGTGCGCACCGTGCTCGACGTCGTCGGAGTCGGCGGTGTCGCCGTGCTCGTCGGCAGCGTCTCACCGGGTTCCGAGGTCACACTCGACCCCGAGACGATCGTGCGCCGACTCGCCACCGTGACCGGCGTGCACAACTACACGGCGGGTCAGCTCGAGCGTGCGGTCGGGTTCCTCGAGCGGTCGTGGCAGTCGCTGCCGTTCGACGAACTCGTGGGTGTGACACATCCGCTCGCCGAACTCGACCTCGCGCTCGAGGAGGCCGCGACCGGCCTGCACGTGCGCGTCGGGGTCGCGCCGGGACGTCGGCCCATCTGA
- a CDS encoding endonuclease/exonuclease/phosphatase family protein — protein MRVISYNLRKHRASGELVGLVERYAPDILCLQECDTQDLPQQIHDLQLADATQRNRLGLALYYDAERFRAVRIQAFALKKSLHDRLLQPAHERLIGVRLYDNEAQRELIVASFHAAPLTALNSLRRHQIKSALGELQFLGPGLPTLMVGDYNYPIFKENLGEKVRDSGYDLTLSDKRTYTRYKFFRGHFDLATSVGLDIAGVETLARGSSDHMPILVDADYSVAVPASAS, from the coding sequence ATGCGCGTCATCAGCTACAACCTTCGCAAGCACCGGGCGAGCGGTGAACTCGTCGGGCTCGTCGAGCGCTATGCGCCCGACATCCTGTGCCTGCAGGAGTGCGACACGCAAGACCTGCCGCAGCAGATCCACGACCTGCAGCTCGCCGACGCGACCCAGCGCAACCGGCTGGGCCTCGCGCTCTACTACGACGCCGAGCGGTTCCGGGCCGTGCGCATCCAGGCGTTCGCGCTCAAGAAGTCGCTGCACGACCGGCTGCTGCAGCCCGCGCACGAGCGCCTCATCGGCGTGCGCCTCTACGACAACGAGGCGCAGCGCGAGCTGATCGTCGCCTCGTTCCATGCCGCGCCGCTGACCGCGCTGAATTCGCTGCGGCGGCACCAGATCAAGTCGGCGCTCGGCGAGCTGCAGTTCCTCGGTCCGGGTCTGCCGACGCTCATGGTCGGCGACTACAACTACCCGATCTTCAAGGAGAACCTCGGCGAGAAGGTGCGCGACTCGGGCTACGACCTGACGCTCAGCGACAAGCGCACCTACACGAGGTACAAGTTCTTCCGCGGGCACTTCGACCTCGCGACGTCGGTCGGGCTCGACATCGCCGGCGTCGAGACGCTCGCGCGCGGGTCGTCCGACCACATGCCGATCCTCGTCGACGCCGACTACAGCGTCGCGGTGCCGGCGAGCGCCTCGTGA
- a CDS encoding pilus assembly protein CpaE translates to MIGRELALALREAGLAWDPESGDRFQLHVPGAVESEIEADVFTVSEMTIEPQEFPTDTILGFNGTTEWALDSVSVGDAVWLPREDQLRELLRGAFRALRRLDDAFEVEIELGGETRRFEHPDVAEAYGLALLELIGRSR, encoded by the coding sequence GTGATCGGTCGCGAGCTCGCCCTCGCGCTGCGGGAGGCCGGGCTCGCGTGGGACCCGGAGTCGGGCGACCGGTTCCAGCTCCACGTGCCCGGCGCCGTCGAGTCCGAGATCGAGGCCGACGTCTTCACGGTCAGCGAGATGACGATCGAGCCGCAGGAGTTTCCGACCGACACGATCCTCGGCTTCAACGGCACGACCGAATGGGCGCTCGACTCGGTGTCCGTCGGCGACGCGGTGTGGCTGCCGCGCGAAGACCAGCTGCGGGAACTGCTGCGCGGGGCGTTCCGCGCGCTGCGACGTCTCGACGACGCGTTCGAGGTCGAGATCGAGCTCGGCGGCGAGACGCGCCGCTTCGAGCATCCCGACGTGGCCGAGGCGTACGGACTCGCCCTGCTCGAGCTGATCGGGCGATCACGATGA